In Thalassophryne amazonica chromosome 14, fThaAma1.1, whole genome shotgun sequence, one DNA window encodes the following:
- the trim13 gene encoding tripartite motif-containing 13 — translation MELQVSFTFGIERPERDCSVSFSDAACSCVIHIVPVQSFCLRVRVILKFSFDVFDVWIMFLQDAMERLEEDLTCPVCCDLFDDPRVLLCSHTFCRKCLQDVIEANRAPHFRTPLRCPTCRKETPQNGADSLQINYSMRRIVEKYSKIRSLPRLPSCKQHSGQPLNMFCATDLKLICGICATSDDHKSHEFCSLEDAFEKEKAEFGELHRVVETWDSAKIHSCVETLQSGKNAALQRASGDAEKVTQYFDSLVGALESKKSEVLSDLETRKQAVMEEFDPEITQLSAALEEQTRALCAAECLRSVTDPQCFLLQMQEFRERVRVLRETPMPTRKDAGAFVRNFDVQKWDSVRLRDVDKISVPHRAECSRAARTLMALLGVLLCCALIWIHQAVIPESYLHSEKKFFSEVYTHLTHTFLYCQEMYKTFVGAGHEYINSSVLSAVDFIGSFRVF, via the coding sequence ATGGAGCTGCAAGTCAGTTTCACTTTCGGGATTGAGCGCCCAGAGCGGGACTGCTCTGTATCCTTTTCAGATGCTGCATGTTCGTGCGTCATTCATATAGTCCCCGTGCAATCCTTCTGTTTGCGGGTGCGTGTAATTCTAAAGTTCTCATTTGATGTTTTTGACGTCTGGATCATGTTCTTACAGGACGCGATGGAGCGGCTGGAAGAGGATTTGACGTGTCCAGTCTGCTGCGACCTCTTCGACGACCCGCGGGTCCTGCTGTGCTCGCACACCTTCTGCAGGAAATGTTTGCAGGATGTTATAGAGGCCAACAGAGCTCCGCATTTCAGAACACCTTTAAGATGTCCAACCTGCCGCAAAGAGACGCCTCAGAACGGCGCAGACAGCCTGCAGATCAACTATTCCATGCGCAGAATCGTGGAGAAGTACAGTAAAATAAGATCCTTGCCCAGATTACCGAGTTGCAAACAACACAGCGGACAGCCACTTAACATGTTTTGCGCCACAGATTTGAAACTCATTTGCGGGATTTGCGCAACGAGCGACGACCACAAAAGCCACGAGTTTTGCTCATTGGAGGATGCATTCGAGAAGGAGAAGGCGGAGTTTGGAGAGTTACATCGGGTGGTGGAGACCTGGGACAGCGCGAAGATCCACTCATGCGTGGAGACGCTGCAAAGCGGCAAAAACGCAGCGCTGCAGCGCGCGTCCGGTGACGCGGAGAAAGTAACGCAGTACTTCGACAGTCTGGTCGGTGCCCTGGAGAGCAAAAAGAGCGAGGTCCTCTCCGATTTGGAGACGCGCAAGCAGGCAGTGATGGAAGAGTTCGACCCGGAGATCACGCAGCTGAGCGCGGCGCTGGAGGAGCAGACGCGCGCGCTTTGCGCTGCGGAGTGCCTCAGGAGCGTCACCGACCCCCAGTGCTTCCTCCTGCAGATGCAGGAGTTTCGGGAGAGGGTGCGTGTCCTTCGGGAAACCCCGATGCCCACTCGGAAAGACGCCGGTGCCTTCGTGCGTAATTTCGATGTCCAAAAATGGGACTCGGTCAGACTCAGAGATGTGGACAAGATCTCTGTTCCACACAGAGCGGAGTGTTCCCGCGCAGCTCGCACACTAATGGCACTGCTCGGAGTTCTGCTGTGCTGTGCGTTAATTTGGATCCATCAGGCTGTCATTCCTGAATCATATCTACACTCTGAGAAGAAATTTTTCAGTGAAGTTTACACGCATCTGACTCACACTTTCCTCTACTGTCAAGAGATGTATAAAACCTTCGTGGGTGCAGGCCATGAATACATCAACAGCTCTGTTCTCTCAGCTGTCGATTTTATTGGCAGTTTCAGGGTATTTTAA